From Pandoraea vervacti, the proteins below share one genomic window:
- a CDS encoding IpaD/SipD/SspD family type III secretion system needle tip protein: protein MTESVSDRFVPWLMFQEASVKDPGVEGRKENNAPGQQSSDDLSPMASLLAGVVKSADRLGAALRSVDDSMSDLKQGRVLAAALDETLDDARIAALDLGSRLKGLAGSDIPVPDALKEQLVDRFTERPGAGKGNDPDGLGTKSADDAPKTGVNNNDAPENKEDDADDDKTKGDDDYVPPTDGQIWDKLVEVIGHMKEEFLKIFADAAKKYLDFSKELADIISKLSGWIENKKDGKEVDLDVGKLEEALQALKEKYSLPSKNAVLWPKQEDGDGDIKGGSKEDAEKWAKDLGLPEGSVKAQPEGSDNYVVVVDTGTIDSMITSLPKGENGKARMTTQQLEIWRTGFMGQESVVKTQVQGLSQRFATANATNENLVKLLSGAILAMSESNKGFFR from the coding sequence ATGACCGAAAGTGTGAGCGACCGTTTCGTCCCCTGGCTCATGTTCCAGGAGGCGAGCGTCAAGGACCCGGGCGTGGAAGGCCGCAAGGAGAACAATGCGCCGGGCCAGCAATCCAGCGATGACCTGTCGCCGATGGCGTCCCTGCTCGCCGGGGTCGTCAAGAGTGCGGACCGGTTGGGTGCGGCGCTGCGAAGCGTCGACGATTCGATGAGCGATCTGAAACAGGGCCGGGTGCTTGCCGCTGCGCTCGACGAGACGCTAGACGATGCGCGCATCGCCGCGCTCGACCTGGGATCGCGCCTGAAAGGGTTGGCAGGCAGCGATATTCCCGTGCCGGACGCGCTAAAGGAGCAGCTGGTCGATCGCTTCACCGAGCGTCCCGGCGCTGGCAAGGGCAACGATCCGGATGGGTTAGGCACAAAGTCGGCGGACGATGCGCCGAAGACCGGCGTCAATAACAATGACGCGCCCGAAAATAAGGAGGACGACGCAGACGACGACAAAACAAAGGGCGACGACGACTATGTGCCCCCAACCGACGGACAGATTTGGGACAAACTCGTCGAAGTGATCGGCCACATGAAGGAGGAGTTCCTCAAGATCTTCGCCGACGCGGCCAAGAAGTATCTGGACTTCAGCAAGGAGCTTGCCGACATCATCTCGAAGTTGTCGGGATGGATCGAGAACAAGAAGGACGGCAAGGAAGTCGATCTGGACGTCGGTAAATTGGAGGAGGCGCTCCAGGCCCTCAAGGAGAAATACTCGCTGCCGAGCAAGAACGCCGTGCTTTGGCCCAAGCAGGAAGATGGCGACGGTGATATCAAGGGCGGAAGCAAGGAAGACGCCGAGAAGTGGGCGAAGGATCTGGGCCTGCCGGAAGGCAGCGTGAAAGCCCAGCCGGAGGGCAGTGACAACTACGTTGTCGTGGTCGATACGGGCACGATCGACTCAATGATCACGTCGCTGCCCAAAGGCGAGAACGGCAAAGCCCGGATGACGACCCAGCAACTCGAAATCTGGCGTACCGGTTTCATGGGGCAGGAAAGTGTCGTCAAGACGCAGGTGCAGGGATTGTCCCAGCGTTTTGCCACGGCCAACGCCACGAACGAGAATCTGGTGAAGTTGCTCAGCGGTGCGATTCTCGCGATGAGCGAATCCAACAAGGGGTTCTTCCGGTAA
- a CDS encoding winged helix-turn-helix domain-containing protein → MNQISSTQNGKIYLFDDFSLDANGILKQGDRQISLPPKEVAVLRTLLDAAGENVSKDKLLSLVWPHQDVSEESLTRCIYAIRRVLREKKSDRIVETVYGTGYRIRRSVAIVSGATRAAALCTLAIMPFRLPSSAQTLMLHDRLVTRFFEYTAYGLRVLPASITRTVLECHDIATFVERFAPDFYVTGHAIERDRLRIELVSSDGHQLLFSEDFVLTDSDNTLPIEIRITDIVTKHVPGLTASVHLSHSFDSFDSATTFLHARFKLQQHTPSSLRQSLQLFHQCVGEGASRTAPYCGQAECYLALAHLGLFDQKAALHGARAAVEAALALAPRDPHAVSLLAILHSMKFESSVANILFDRALWSAPSNPYVRYHHAWHCILKGESKAAEMALDIALEHDPSFIAAAILKTWAMFFDRRTDEAIAVARENLQRFGQHHPVLTSALAIMLSYQCRHAEAEALVRAVRETGDDAGLLRVNRHYVELARGGMPAKRAAEQLLAEIDSRQVRAGLLPLILHTHGIWAAREAWRRMRTDWYPWQRLYRHDPRLEVLFSI, encoded by the coding sequence GTGAATCAGATCAGCTCGACGCAGAACGGAAAGATCTATCTGTTCGACGATTTCTCGTTGGACGCCAACGGCATTCTCAAGCAGGGAGACCGGCAGATCAGCCTGCCGCCCAAGGAAGTCGCGGTGCTGCGCACGCTCCTCGACGCGGCTGGCGAGAACGTCAGCAAGGACAAGTTGCTCTCGCTGGTGTGGCCGCATCAGGACGTCAGCGAAGAGTCGCTCACGCGCTGCATTTATGCGATCCGGCGTGTGCTCAGAGAGAAGAAGTCCGATCGCATCGTGGAGACGGTTTACGGCACCGGTTACCGGATTCGTCGCTCGGTCGCCATCGTGTCGGGCGCCACGCGCGCGGCCGCGTTATGCACGCTCGCCATCATGCCGTTCCGCCTACCGAGTTCAGCGCAAACGCTCATGCTGCACGACCGGCTGGTGACGCGTTTTTTCGAGTACACCGCCTACGGTCTGCGTGTCTTGCCCGCGTCGATCACACGCACGGTGCTCGAATGTCACGACATCGCCACGTTCGTCGAGCGCTTCGCGCCGGACTTCTATGTCACCGGTCATGCGATCGAGCGCGACCGGCTGCGCATCGAACTGGTCAGCTCGGATGGGCACCAGTTGCTGTTCAGCGAAGACTTCGTACTGACCGACTCCGACAACACGCTCCCCATCGAAATCCGCATCACGGACATCGTCACGAAGCACGTGCCCGGCCTTACGGCTTCGGTGCACCTCTCGCATTCCTTCGACTCCTTCGACTCCGCCACGACCTTCCTTCACGCGCGCTTCAAACTCCAGCAGCACACACCGTCGAGCCTGCGACAGTCGTTGCAGTTGTTCCATCAATGCGTGGGAGAAGGGGCATCGCGCACCGCGCCGTATTGCGGGCAGGCCGAGTGCTATCTGGCGCTCGCGCATCTCGGCCTGTTCGACCAGAAAGCGGCATTGCACGGCGCGCGTGCCGCCGTGGAGGCCGCGCTCGCGCTGGCGCCGCGAGATCCGCATGCCGTGAGCCTGCTCGCGATCCTGCACAGCATGAAGTTCGAGTCCAGCGTGGCGAACATCCTGTTCGACCGTGCGTTGTGGTCCGCCCCGTCGAATCCGTACGTTCGGTATCACCACGCCTGGCACTGCATTCTCAAGGGAGAATCGAAAGCGGCGGAGATGGCGCTCGATATCGCACTGGAACACGACCCGAGCTTCATCGCTGCGGCCATTCTGAAGACCTGGGCGATGTTCTTCGACCGGCGCACGGACGAAGCCATTGCCGTGGCGCGAGAAAATCTGCAACGGTTCGGGCAGCATCATCCCGTGCTCACCAGTGCGTTGGCGATCATGCTGTCGTACCAATGTCGTCATGCCGAAGCGGAGGCGCTCGTGCGCGCCGTGCGGGAAACTGGAGACGATGCCGGGCTGTTGCGCGTCAACCGGCATTACGTCGAACTGGCGCGCGGGGGAATGCCGGCCAAGCGCGCCGCCGAGCAACTGCTTGCCGAGATCGACTCGCGCCAGGTGCGCGCGGGCCTGCTGCCGTTGATTCTGCACACCCACGGTATCTGGGCGGCACGCGAAGCCTGGCGTCGCATGCGCACCGACTGGTATCCGTGGCAGCGGCTGTACCGTCACGATCCGCGTCTGGAAGTGCTGTTCTCCATCTGA
- a CDS encoding CesT family type III secretion system chaperone has product MQDLHTFHNVVGELLHHIGFFAFEPAPDQEVVSLDVEDRMSVHFGAIDHASWFMLAEFNETPSTDSLMAALAANHLRADFCQPVFSLNDNGTLNCWMKMPLAGQDRATLADAFGELLDVAQALPSAN; this is encoded by the coding sequence ATGCAAGACCTGCACACTTTTCACAACGTTGTCGGTGAACTACTGCACCACATCGGATTTTTCGCCTTTGAGCCGGCGCCGGATCAGGAAGTCGTGAGTCTGGACGTCGAGGACCGCATGTCGGTGCACTTCGGCGCCATCGATCACGCTTCGTGGTTCATGCTCGCCGAGTTCAACGAGACGCCCTCGACGGACTCGCTGATGGCCGCGCTGGCGGCCAATCATCTACGTGCCGATTTTTGTCAGCCGGTGTTCTCGCTCAACGACAACGGAACGCTCAACTGCTGGATGAAGATGCCGCTTGCCGGACAGGATCGCGCCACGCTCGCCGACGCGTTCGGTGAATTGCTCGACGTCGCCCAGGCATTGCCGTCGGCGAATTAG
- the rodA gene encoding rod shape-determining protein RodA, with amino-acid sequence MALDKRTWKEQVKRLFAAFDKPLALIVFLLLCVGLVTLYSASIDVPGRVEDQIRNIVLTFMLMWVLAMLPTQTLMKFAVPLYTAGVALLIAVAMFGLTKKGAKRWLNVGMVIQPSEIMKIAMPLMLAWYFQKREGNIRWFDYLAALALLGVPVGLIAKQPDLGTGLLVAAAGLYVIYLAGLSWKLILPVLIAGVVGIGTILALEDKICQPDVEWHILHDYQKHRVCTLLDPTSDPLGKGFHTIQSVIAIGSGGATGKGWLKGTQAHLEFIPEKHTDFIFAVFAEEFGLIGEGVLILLYLLLVARGLMIAASGATLFGRLLAGAVTMIFFTYAFVNMGMVSGILPVVGVPLPFMSYGGTALVTLGLGVGILMSVAREKRLMQS; translated from the coding sequence ATGGCGCTCGACAAACGTACGTGGAAAGAACAGGTGAAGCGCCTGTTCGCCGCCTTCGACAAGCCGCTTGCGCTGATCGTCTTCCTCCTGCTGTGCGTTGGACTGGTCACGCTCTATAGCGCCAGCATCGACGTGCCGGGGCGCGTGGAAGACCAGATCCGCAACATCGTGCTCACGTTCATGCTGATGTGGGTGCTGGCGATGCTGCCCACGCAAACGCTGATGAAGTTTGCAGTACCGCTCTACACGGCGGGCGTGGCGTTGCTCATTGCGGTGGCGATGTTCGGTCTGACGAAGAAGGGCGCGAAGCGCTGGCTCAACGTCGGTATGGTGATCCAGCCGTCCGAAATCATGAAGATCGCCATGCCGCTGATGCTGGCGTGGTACTTCCAGAAGCGCGAGGGCAATATCCGCTGGTTCGACTATCTGGCCGCTCTCGCGTTGCTCGGCGTGCCCGTCGGGCTCATCGCGAAGCAGCCCGACCTCGGCACCGGCCTGCTCGTGGCCGCCGCCGGCCTCTACGTGATCTATCTGGCCGGGTTGTCGTGGAAGCTGATTCTGCCGGTGCTGATTGCCGGCGTCGTCGGCATCGGCACCATCCTCGCGCTCGAAGACAAGATCTGTCAGCCGGACGTGGAATGGCACATCCTTCACGACTATCAAAAGCACCGTGTGTGCACATTGCTCGACCCGACCTCCGACCCGCTCGGCAAGGGCTTCCACACGATCCAGTCGGTGATCGCCATCGGCTCGGGGGGCGCCACGGGCAAGGGCTGGCTCAAAGGCACGCAGGCGCACCTCGAGTTCATCCCGGAAAAGCACACCGATTTCATCTTTGCGGTATTCGCCGAGGAATTCGGTCTGATCGGCGAGGGCGTGCTGATCCTGCTGTATCTGCTGCTCGTCGCCCGCGGACTGATGATTGCCGCGAGCGGAGCCACCTTGTTCGGGCGCCTGCTCGCCGGCGCGGTCACCATGATCTTCTTCACCTACGCCTTCGTGAACATGGGCATGGTGAGCGGCATTCTGCCGGTCGTCGGCGTACCACTGCCGTTCATGAGTTACGGCGGCACGGCACTGGTGACGCTCGGACTCGGCGTCGGCATTCTCATGAGCGTCGCGCGCGAGAAACGTCTCATGCAGAGCTAG
- the mrdA gene encoding penicillin-binding protein 2 produces MTEFKNPQQQLQTFHVRVTAAALFVLICFSLLAVRFVYLQVFRHNQYALQADENRVSLAPIVPNRGVIMDRNGVVLARNYSAYTLEITPSKIGRPLEDLVTDLSDVIEITPRDRARFKKLMDDSKSFESLPIRTRLTDEEVARFTAQRFRFPGVDVHARLFRQYPLGETAAHVIGYIGRISQRDRQRIDAMSEENDSDSAKYDIRRDANNYKGTDYIGKIGVEQSYETQLHGITGFEEIEVTAGGRPVRTISRTPATPGDNLVLSIDIKLQQVAEQAFAGRRGAVVAIEPKSGDVLAFVSAPSFDPNLFVEGIDQQNWDALNNSPDRPLLNRPLRGTYPIGSTYKPFMALAALELGKRTPNWGFQDTGSFTLGNHTFRNDVRNGQGWIDMYRSIVVSNDTYYYMLAHDLGVNAIHDFMAPLGFGQLTGIDIEGEARGILPSTEWKRKAYKKPAQQKWYDGETISLGIGQGYNSFTILQLAHATATLANNGVVMKPHLVKAVEDPVSHSRQLTVPHESARLPYKQADVDFVKRAMVGVIKEGTGRQAFAGAPYDAGGKTGTAQVYSLGKNEKYNHNAIPEFKRDHALFIAFAPADDPKIAIALIVENAGWGGAQAGPVARSLLDYYLITEPKERAAEAAALQAAASGAVAASSVSAAPDAPPASAAELDRAVMTGSTTVSRVAPGGSAASAAAAPASRAPTAKASAPAAAADAPKPAPQTPPGKPAISPTVADEARHRAAIRAQGQGTRNAKGAQGETP; encoded by the coding sequence ATGACCGAGTTCAAGAATCCCCAGCAACAACTGCAGACCTTCCACGTGCGGGTCACGGCGGCCGCGCTTTTCGTGCTGATCTGCTTTAGCTTGCTCGCAGTACGCTTCGTCTACCTCCAGGTCTTCCGCCACAACCAGTACGCGCTGCAAGCCGACGAAAACCGCGTCTCGCTCGCACCCATCGTGCCCAATCGCGGCGTGATCATGGATCGCAACGGTGTGGTGCTGGCGCGCAACTATTCCGCTTACACGCTGGAAATCACGCCGTCGAAGATTGGCCGCCCGCTCGAAGACCTGGTGACGGATCTGTCGGATGTGATCGAAATCACCCCGCGCGACCGCGCCCGCTTCAAAAAGCTCATGGACGACAGCAAGAGCTTCGAGAGCCTGCCGATCCGCACGCGACTGACCGACGAGGAAGTGGCGCGCTTCACCGCACAGCGTTTCCGCTTTCCCGGCGTGGACGTGCACGCGCGCCTGTTCCGGCAATATCCGCTCGGTGAGACGGCCGCTCACGTGATCGGCTACATCGGCCGAATCTCGCAGCGCGACCGTCAGCGTATCGACGCGATGAGCGAAGAGAACGACAGCGACAGCGCGAAGTACGACATTCGCCGCGACGCGAACAATTACAAGGGCACCGACTACATTGGCAAGATCGGTGTCGAGCAAAGCTACGAGACGCAGTTGCACGGCATCACCGGTTTCGAGGAAATCGAAGTGACGGCGGGCGGGCGGCCGGTGCGCACGATCTCGCGCACGCCGGCCACGCCGGGCGACAACCTCGTGCTGTCCATCGACATCAAGCTTCAGCAGGTCGCCGAGCAGGCCTTCGCGGGACGCCGTGGCGCGGTTGTCGCCATCGAACCGAAGTCGGGCGACGTGCTCGCCTTCGTCTCCGCGCCGAGCTTCGATCCGAACCTGTTCGTCGAGGGCATCGACCAGCAAAACTGGGACGCCCTGAACAACTCGCCCGACCGGCCGCTGCTCAATCGTCCGTTGCGCGGCACCTATCCGATCGGCTCGACGTATAAACCTTTCATGGCCCTCGCCGCCCTCGAACTCGGCAAACGCACACCGAACTGGGGTTTTCAGGACACGGGCTCGTTCACGCTGGGCAACCACACGTTCCGCAACGACGTGCGTAACGGTCAGGGCTGGATCGACATGTATCGCTCGATCGTGGTCTCGAACGACACGTATTACTACATGCTCGCGCATGACCTCGGCGTGAACGCCATCCACGACTTCATGGCCCCGCTCGGCTTCGGGCAGTTGACGGGGATCGACATCGAAGGCGAAGCGCGCGGGATCCTGCCGTCCACCGAGTGGAAGCGCAAGGCCTACAAGAAGCCCGCGCAACAGAAGTGGTACGACGGCGAGACGATCAGTCTGGGCATCGGTCAGGGTTATAACTCCTTCACGATCCTGCAACTCGCGCACGCCACTGCCACGCTCGCCAACAACGGCGTGGTGATGAAGCCTCACCTCGTGAAGGCCGTCGAAGATCCGGTCTCGCATTCGCGCCAGCTCACCGTGCCGCATGAAAGCGCGCGCCTGCCCTACAAACAGGCCGACGTCGACTTCGTCAAGCGTGCAATGGTTGGTGTGATCAAGGAAGGCACGGGACGTCAGGCCTTTGCCGGCGCCCCATACGACGCAGGGGGCAAGACTGGCACGGCGCAGGTGTACTCCCTCGGCAAGAACGAGAAGTACAACCACAACGCGATTCCGGAGTTCAAGCGCGACCACGCGCTGTTTATCGCCTTCGCACCGGCGGACGATCCCAAGATCGCGATCGCGCTGATCGTCGAGAACGCCGGTTGGGGGGGCGCACAGGCCGGTCCGGTGGCGCGCAGTCTGCTGGACTACTACCTCATCACCGAGCCGAAGGAACGTGCCGCCGAGGCGGCTGCGTTGCAGGCAGCGGCGTCGGGCGCCGTTGCGGCCTCGTCGGTTTCCGCGGCGCCGGATGCGCCGCCTGCCAGCGCCGCCGAACTCGACCGCGCCGTCATGACGGGTTCGACGACGGTATCGCGCGTGGCCCCGGGCGGCTCGGCAGCAAGCGCGGCCGCGGCACCCGCCTCGCGTGCGCCGACCGCCAAGGCATCGGCCCCAGCCGCCGCAGCCGACGCGCCGAAGCCCGCACCGCAAACGCCGCCTGGCAAACCGGCCATCAGCCCGACCGTCGCCGACGAAGCGCGTCATCGCGCCGCCATCCGTGCCCAGGGGCAAGGAACGCGCAACGCCAAGGGCGCGCAAGGAGAAACGCCATGA
- the mreD gene encoding rod shape-determining protein MreD: MSRPQYILLPVNPYFIALSLVVAFLVNLMPWGHAPAMPDFVALVLMFWNIHQPRKVGMGVAFLVGLLMDVHNAGLLGEHALAYTLLSYGAIMIHRRVLFFTLLGQALTVLPLLLLAHVVPFIIRLATGAAFPGWWPLAASFVEAVLWPVISILLLAPQKRAVDRDDTRPI, translated from the coding sequence ATGTCACGACCGCAATACATCCTGCTGCCGGTCAATCCGTACTTCATCGCGCTCAGCCTCGTGGTGGCGTTTCTGGTGAACCTGATGCCGTGGGGGCATGCCCCCGCCATGCCCGACTTCGTCGCGCTGGTGCTCATGTTCTGGAACATCCACCAGCCACGCAAGGTCGGCATGGGCGTAGCGTTTCTCGTCGGGTTGCTCATGGACGTGCACAACGCCGGGCTGCTGGGCGAGCATGCCCTTGCCTATACGCTGCTGTCGTATGGCGCGATCATGATTCACCGCCGCGTCCTGTTCTTCACATTGCTGGGTCAAGCGCTTACGGTGCTGCCGCTGCTGCTGCTGGCGCACGTGGTGCCGTTCATCATCCGTCTGGCGACCGGCGCTGCGTTCCCCGGCTGGTGGCCGCTGGCTGCGAGCTTCGTGGAAGCGGTGCTGTGGCCGGTGATCAGCATTTTGCTGCTGGCGCCTCAGAAACGCGCCGTCGACCGCGACGATACGCGTCCGATCTGA
- the mreC gene encoding rod shape-determining protein MreC, whose translation MQYSPPPLFKQGPSALARLICFVALAIGLLVVDSHYNTLERVRTVVGTALYPVQRMMLLPRDAILGVAGFFSTESQLTTENGKLRERNLELSVQAQRNNQLVAENEHLRQMLALRERLPVPSIPAEIEYDTRDPFTQRVVIDRGTKHGVKLGAPVVTEQGLLGQVSRVFLMQSEVTLLTDKEQAVPVQVTRSGVHSVIYGGLRGDVLDLRFIPLSADVKVGDEIATSGLDGVYPAGLPVARITKVDRVSDTAFARILCQPVANLRSQRQVLVLQYTTPLPLHPDAAADLARASDPSASGGKPAPKGGTRADPKLAPGARKGH comes from the coding sequence ATGCAGTACAGTCCGCCGCCACTGTTCAAACAGGGACCGTCGGCGTTGGCCCGGCTGATCTGTTTCGTCGCGCTCGCCATCGGCCTGCTCGTGGTCGACTCGCACTACAACACGCTGGAGCGGGTGCGAACCGTCGTCGGCACCGCGCTCTACCCCGTGCAACGCATGATGCTGTTGCCGCGCGACGCGATTCTGGGCGTCGCGGGATTCTTCTCGACCGAATCGCAGCTCACCACCGAGAACGGCAAGCTTCGCGAGCGCAATCTCGAACTCTCCGTGCAGGCCCAGCGCAACAACCAACTCGTGGCCGAGAACGAACACCTGCGTCAGATGCTGGCCCTGCGCGAGCGTCTGCCCGTGCCGAGCATCCCCGCGGAAATCGAATACGACACGCGCGACCCGTTCACGCAGCGTGTCGTGATCGACCGCGGCACGAAACATGGCGTCAAGCTCGGTGCCCCGGTAGTCACCGAGCAGGGCCTGCTCGGTCAGGTCTCGCGCGTCTTCCTGATGCAAAGCGAGGTGACGCTGCTCACCGACAAGGAACAGGCCGTACCGGTGCAGGTGACCCGGAGCGGCGTGCACAGCGTGATCTACGGCGGGCTGCGCGGCGACGTGCTCGATCTGCGTTTCATTCCGCTTTCGGCAGACGTCAAGGTCGGCGACGAGATCGCCACCAGCGGGCTGGACGGCGTCTACCCCGCCGGCCTGCCGGTCGCGCGCATCACCAAGGTCGACCGGGTGTCCGACACCGCGTTCGCCCGCATTCTGTGTCAGCCGGTGGCCAACCTGCGCAGCCAGCGTCAGGTACTGGTGTTGCAATACACCACGCCGCTGCCGCTGCATCCGGACGCCGCCGCCGATCTCGCGCGCGCCTCGGATCCGTCCGCCAGCGGCGGCAAGCCCGCCCCGAAGGGCGGCACGCGCGCAGACCCGAAACTCGCGCCGGGCGCCCGCAAGGGTCACTAA